A region of Catenibacterium mitsuokai DNA encodes the following proteins:
- a CDS encoding acetate and sugar kinases/Hsc70/actin family protein codes for MSQYYLAVDIGTSSGRHMLACIQDGKIKLEEIYHFENEMKNCKELDKISVSMSIDTWTVDYVLLDENDLVVGDSYGYRDHCTDGMDEVVNKVIDEKEAYAKTDF; via the coding sequence ATGAGCCAGTATTATCTTGCAGTAGATATTGGAACTTCTAGTGGACGTCATATGTTAGCCTGTATACAAGATGGAAAAATCAAACTAGAAGAAATCTATCATTTCGAAAATGAAATGAAAAATTGTAAGGAATTAGACAAGATTTCTGTCAGTATGTCTATTGATACTTGGACAGTAGATTATGTCTTATTAGATGAAAATGATCTTGTTGTAGGTGATTCTTATGGTTATCGTGATCATTGTACTGATGGTATGGATGAAGTAGTTAATAAGGTTATTGATGAAAAAGAAGCATATGCTAAAACAGATTTTTAA
- a CDS encoding SWIM zinc finger family protein, producing MEWETYFQKRILDRGYDYYFDDRVEDLRINSNRIKAVVNGTDFYHVEIKLNGNKIIGMSCDCPYAEDGHNCKHMAAVLYEWQLSATHPVIDNSKLVKEASEEDVRSFLIQVLNDQPSLVETFKQYTQNEFSLTTMIDDLEGVVDSYSDGYHYIDYEFSCDFCDNYEDAIFKWLDLLKEKKQYSLAFKFLLKAYDIFDKLDIEDNEGETYDVSFSIINACSNIIMCMEKSERIDAFNLLKQFLNNIRYSYDRIDILQVFFNYLKGEDLLKLQIDFVKEQLDYIESHNDILDREYVLDGFAKMYLDLLRKNNVSNQEINVIYKKYWKCDSIRMDCVFTCINNKEYDKALDYIDKCIDLDYENQALMKRDIELKKDIYKKQGNTKAYREELKNLILFFNDTNIDDYIELRSHYNDKEWITERDSLIEQLAPGCFLCEILETEQLYGQLFDVILRSNNRDLLHQYTHVLNDEYPEKLIQLYREFVEKQAESTGSRKHYYQIVEELRIMKSITGGDKVVDEIIKKWKIQYKNRSAMLDELNRV from the coding sequence ATGGAATGGGAAACTTATTTTCAAAAACGAATATTGGATAGGGGGTATGACTATTATTTTGATGATCGCGTAGAAGATTTACGTATTAATTCTAATAGGATTAAAGCAGTTGTTAATGGGACAGATTTTTATCATGTAGAAATCAAATTAAATGGAAATAAAATAATAGGCATGTCCTGTGATTGTCCTTATGCAGAAGATGGACACAATTGTAAGCATATGGCAGCTGTTTTATATGAGTGGCAACTAAGTGCAACTCATCCAGTCATAGATAATTCAAAACTTGTGAAAGAGGCCTCAGAAGAAGATGTACGATCATTTCTTATTCAAGTACTTAATGATCAGCCTAGTTTAGTAGAAACCTTTAAACAATATACACAAAATGAATTTTCTTTGACTACAATGATTGATGATTTGGAGGGAGTTGTTGATTCTTATAGTGATGGTTATCATTATATCGATTATGAATTTAGCTGTGATTTTTGTGATAACTATGAAGATGCTATTTTTAAGTGGCTTGATCTTTTGAAAGAAAAGAAACAATATTCTCTCGCATTTAAATTCTTATTAAAAGCTTATGATATATTTGATAAGTTAGATATTGAGGATAATGAAGGTGAAACGTATGATGTTTCTTTTTCTATTATAAATGCATGTTCAAACATTATTATGTGTATGGAAAAGTCAGAAAGAATAGATGCATTTAATTTACTTAAACAATTTCTCAACAATATAAGATATTCTTATGATAGAATAGATATTCTGCAAGTGTTTTTTAATTATTTAAAAGGTGAAGATTTATTGAAGCTTCAAATTGATTTTGTGAAAGAACAGTTAGACTATATAGAGAGTCATAATGATATTTTAGATAGAGAGTATGTACTTGATGGTTTTGCAAAAATGTATCTTGACCTCTTAAGGAAAAACAATGTATCAAATCAAGAGATAAATGTTATTTATAAAAAGTATTGGAAATGCGATTCTATTAGAATGGACTGTGTCTTTACTTGTATTAATAATAAAGAGTACGATAAAGCTTTGGATTATATTGATAAATGTATTGATCTTGATTATGAGAACCAAGCTCTTATGAAACGTGATATAGAATTGAAGAAAGATATTTATAAAAAACAGGGAAACACTAAAGCTTATAGGGAAGAATTAAAGAATTTGATTCTCTTTTTCAATGATACTAATATAGACGATTATATTGAACTTAGAAGTCACTACAATGATAAAGAATGGATTACAGAAAGAGATTCTCTTATTGAACAGCTTGCTCCTGGATGTTTTTTGTGTGAAATTTTAGAAACAGAGCAATTATATGGACAGCTATTTGATGTTATTTTAAGAAGTAATAATAGAGATTTATTGCATCAATATACTCACGTGCTTAATGATGAATATCCTGAAAAACTGATTCAGTTATATCGAGAATTTGTTGAAAAACAGGCTGAATCTACTGGAAGCAGAAAGCATTATTATCAAATTGTAGAAGAGTTAAGAATCATGAAGTCTATTACTGGTGGTGATAAAGTAGTTGATGAAATCATTAAGAAATGGAAGATTCAATATAAAAACAGAAGCGCAATGCTGGATGAATTAAATAGAGTATAG
- a CDS encoding MATE family efflux transporter, translating into MNSDFTQGSIFKKLVAFMIPVLGALVLQAAYGAVDLLVVGRFGTTAGLSAVSTGSQVLNLVTFVITQFAMGITVLIARYIGEKKQKNIGALIGGATVLFGIVSVFLFIIMILCALPISTLMQAPDQALNLTSMYVRICGGGIFFIVAYNVLSAIFRGLGDSKSPLLFVAVACLINVVGDLVLVAGFHLDAAGAAMATVLAQACSVLFALGLLKKRKLPFEIHKHDFKINHHCIRAMKIGVPLALQECLTQISFLALCAFINRLGLEASSGYGVACKIVNFAMLVPSALMQSMASFVAQNVGANNEKRAKQSMFTGMGIGLFIGVIVFCLVMFKGDMLTGIFTTEQGVIHQGYAYLKGFALETLVTAVLFSMIGYFNGHDQTLWVMIQGLIQTLLVRLPLAYYMSIQPNASLTYIGLAAPIATITGIILNVCFYFYMNKKMN; encoded by the coding sequence ATGAATTCAGATTTTACTCAGGGAAGTATTTTTAAGAAATTAGTCGCATTTATGATTCCTGTACTAGGCGCATTAGTATTACAGGCAGCTTATGGTGCGGTTGACTTACTTGTGGTAGGACGTTTTGGAACAACAGCAGGCTTATCCGCTGTTTCTACAGGAAGTCAGGTATTAAACCTTGTCACATTTGTGATCACTCAGTTTGCAATGGGGATTACAGTACTTATCGCAAGATATATAGGTGAAAAGAAACAGAAGAACATTGGGGCTTTAATTGGTGGTGCTACAGTTCTATTTGGAATAGTTTCAGTATTCTTATTCATCATCATGATATTATGTGCATTGCCCATTTCAACGCTCATGCAGGCACCTGATCAAGCACTCAATCTTACATCTATGTATGTAAGAATATGTGGTGGTGGTATTTTCTTTATTGTGGCTTATAATGTATTATCGGCTATTTTTAGAGGATTAGGAGATAGTAAGTCTCCATTACTTTTTGTAGCAGTAGCATGTCTTATTAATGTGGTAGGAGATTTGGTTTTAGTAGCAGGTTTCCATCTAGATGCAGCAGGTGCGGCAATGGCTACAGTACTTGCACAGGCATGTAGTGTATTATTCGCTTTAGGATTATTAAAGAAAAGAAAACTCCCATTTGAAATACATAAACATGATTTTAAAATCAACCATCACTGCATTCGTGCAATGAAAATCGGTGTACCTCTCGCATTGCAGGAATGCTTGACTCAGATTTCCTTCCTTGCATTATGTGCCTTTATTAATCGTTTAGGATTAGAGGCATCATCAGGATATGGTGTAGCATGTAAAATTGTAAACTTTGCGATGCTTGTACCAAGTGCTTTAATGCAGTCCATGGCTTCATTTGTGGCTCAGAATGTAGGCGCAAATAACGAAAAAAGAGCTAAACAATCTATGTTTACAGGTATGGGTATAGGATTATTTATTGGTGTCATTGTATTTTGTTTAGTTATGTTTAAAGGAGATATGTTAACAGGAATCTTTACGACAGAACAAGGTGTTATTCATCAGGGCTATGCTTACTTAAAAGGCTTTGCATTGGAAACATTAGTCACTGCAGTACTCTTTAGTATGATCGGTTACTTTAATGGTCATGATCAGACACTCTGGGTTATGATACAGGGATTGATTCAAACACTTCTTGTTCGCTTACCATTGGCGTATTATATGTCTATTCAGCCTAATGCAAGTCTTACTTATATTGGTCTTGCAGCACCAATTGCGACTATTACTGGTATTATCCTTAATGTATGTTTCTATTTTTATATGAATAAGAAAATGAATTAG
- a CDS encoding MarR family winged helix-turn-helix transcriptional regulator, whose product MNSQKTKEMLDSCYIAKRILDLLPELPEGVLPSYIRYLETVLNLKETHEKVKVSDLSSALNLPRPGVTRTVSSMVEKGYLNKTSSKEDGRVTYVEVSEKGQALFEKFNKDYFEDLSQRLSDISIEEADCMIETIEKFYQVMCERRKA is encoded by the coding sequence ATGAATAGTCAAAAAACTAAGGAAATGCTGGACAGCTGTTATATTGCAAAAAGAATATTGGACTTATTACCAGAACTTCCTGAAGGTGTTCTTCCTTCATATATTCGTTATTTAGAAACAGTTCTTAATTTGAAAGAAACACATGAAAAGGTTAAAGTATCAGATTTAAGTTCTGCACTCAATTTACCTAGACCAGGAGTCACACGTACTGTAAGTTCTATGGTAGAAAAAGGTTATTTAAATAAGACATCTTCTAAAGAAGATGGACGTGTCACTTATGTTGAAGTAAGTGAAAAAGGACAGGCTTTATTTGAAAAGTTCAATAAGGATTATTTTGAAGACTTATCTCAAAGGTTAAGTGATATTTCTATAGAAGAAGCAGATTGTATGATTGAAACAATAGAAAAGTTCTATCAAGTGATGTGTGAAAGGAGAAAAGCATAA
- the ygjK gene encoding alpha-glucosidase gives MKAKKVLKNIVALSVATVIVGGTLSPISAVGSSKDLTEFGNVLNVKAVPTEKIYGTYDTNDYNNFSDQGAWHGYYLPETTEAAHKMYGGFAGPVCIAEEYPFNLSDSINKINLERVNGETKEKVDLTKAKTDFVYYPGRLEQTYKMDDLTLKLKLIFATNRTALIETEIENNTNSKLTLDLSWDGHLFTWYTYSPEETRADYKTGTTFAKDENGVKVNFETKRYTYRYMTTDQNSFDVTLGENDLETNVAEDKHSYTINKKNSVEIDANESYKTYQTQSYTFTDKERTAEREKVKDILNKPGHYLTDNNTRWQGYVNTIFKNKNAVGTAYQRAAVKSMETLTTNWFSPAGAIKHDGVVPSMSYKWFVGMWAWDSWKQVVATTQFNPELAKNNIRALFDYQITKEDAVRPQDEGAIIDCIFYNQNEDRGGDGGNWNERNSKPALAAWAVQSVYEATGDKEFLKEMYPKLVAYHNWWYKNRDIDKNGIAEYGGMVHETCYDWQNYTNPLTGKSYYIGEEVEGFGKIVGVPSSDGSYEYGYIYDENNERVVCPEAGIEAAAWESGMDNATRFDREGLSTETFKDPGVLIYTVRDDNKKPVGYVINQESVDLNSYLYAEKGFLKSMADVLGKKDDAKKYSKEAKKVADYINTKMYDEKTGYYYDLQTNEDGSTKTLLTNRGKGTEGWLPLWAKAATKEQAKAVAANMTSPDKFDTLVPFPTASKDNQKYAPTRYWRGPVWLDQALYGVEALQNYGYNEDAKRMAYKLFDNAKGLLGDGPIHENYNPETGDGLHTKNFSWSASAFYLLYQNTLTSTKTTSQTGLAIPGEVTVNKDELAAVIKEAEALDKKLYTTDSFKAVETALTSAKAVYADEDATQEEVNQAVADLRDAMVKLVKVEGVVIDKDNKDNKDNKDNNNKNPKTGDHTFVFGSVCAMLVSGFLFIFLKKKRA, from the coding sequence ATGAAGGCAAAAAAAGTCTTGAAGAACATTGTAGCATTAAGTGTTGCAACAGTGATTGTTGGCGGAACATTGTCACCTATCTCCGCTGTAGGAAGCTCTAAAGATTTAACTGAATTTGGCAATGTATTAAATGTAAAAGCTGTCCCAACTGAAAAGATTTATGGAACTTATGATACAAACGACTATAACAACTTCTCAGATCAGGGTGCTTGGCATGGTTACTATTTACCTGAAACAACAGAAGCAGCTCACAAGATGTATGGAGGGTTCGCTGGTCCTGTTTGTATCGCAGAAGAATACCCATTCAACTTATCTGACTCAATTAATAAGATCAACTTAGAAAGAGTAAATGGTGAGACAAAAGAAAAGGTTGATCTAACTAAAGCAAAAACAGATTTCGTTTATTATCCAGGAAGACTTGAACAGACTTACAAGATGGATGATTTAACATTAAAGCTAAAATTGATCTTTGCCACTAATAGAACAGCTTTAATCGAAACAGAAATCGAAAATAACACTAATAGTAAATTGACTCTTGATTTATCTTGGGATGGTCACTTATTTACTTGGTATACATATAGTCCAGAAGAAACAAGAGCAGACTATAAGACAGGTACTACTTTCGCAAAAGACGAAAATGGCGTGAAAGTGAATTTTGAAACTAAACGTTATACATATCGTTATATGACAACGGATCAGAACTCATTTGACGTGACATTAGGCGAAAATGACCTAGAAACCAATGTTGCAGAAGATAAGCATTCTTATACTATTAATAAGAAGAATTCTGTAGAAATTGATGCAAATGAAAGCTATAAGACTTATCAGACACAGAGTTATACTTTCACTGATAAAGAAAGAACTGCAGAAAGAGAAAAAGTAAAAGATATCTTAAATAAACCTGGTCACTACTTAACTGATAACAACACTCGTTGGCAGGGTTATGTTAATACTATTTTCAAAAATAAGAACGCTGTAGGCACTGCTTATCAAAGAGCTGCAGTTAAATCTATGGAAACATTAACTACTAACTGGTTCTCACCAGCCGGTGCAATTAAGCATGATGGAGTCGTACCATCTATGTCTTATAAGTGGTTCGTTGGTATGTGGGCTTGGGACTCTTGGAAACAGGTGGTTGCAACTACACAGTTTAATCCAGAATTAGCTAAGAATAACATTAGAGCATTATTCGACTATCAGATCACTAAAGAAGATGCTGTTCGTCCACAGGATGAAGGTGCTATCATTGACTGTATTTTCTATAACCAGAATGAAGACCGCGGTGGTGATGGAGGAAACTGGAACGAACGTAACTCTAAACCAGCACTTGCTGCATGGGCAGTTCAGAGTGTTTATGAAGCAACTGGTGATAAAGAATTCTTAAAAGAAATGTATCCTAAGTTAGTTGCATATCATAACTGGTGGTATAAAAACCGTGATATCGATAAGAATGGTATTGCTGAATACGGAGGAATGGTTCATGAAACATGCTACGATTGGCAGAACTATACTAACCCTCTTACTGGTAAAAGCTATTATATCGGTGAAGAAGTAGAAGGATTTGGTAAGATCGTTGGTGTACCATCTAGCGATGGAAGCTATGAATATGGTTATATCTATGATGAAAACAATGAACGTGTTGTATGTCCAGAAGCTGGTATCGAAGCAGCTGCTTGGGAAAGTGGTATGGATAACGCAACTCGTTTTGACAGAGAAGGTTTAAGCACTGAAACATTTAAGGATCCTGGAGTTCTTATCTATACTGTAAGAGATGATAACAAGAAACCTGTTGGTTATGTTATCAACCAGGAATCTGTAGATTTAAACTCTTACTTATATGCTGAAAAAGGTTTCTTAAAATCTATGGCAGATGTTTTAGGTAAGAAAGATGATGCTAAGAAGTATTCTAAAGAAGCTAAGAAAGTAGCAGACTATATCAATACAAAGATGTATGATGAAAAGACTGGTTACTACTATGACTTACAGACTAATGAAGATGGTTCTACAAAGACTCTTCTAACTAACCGTGGTAAAGGTACTGAAGGATGGTTACCACTTTGGGCTAAAGCGGCTACTAAAGAACAGGCAAAAGCAGTCGCAGCAAATATGACATCTCCAGATAAGTTTGATACATTAGTACCATTCCCAACTGCATCAAAGGACAACCAGAAATATGCTCCAACTAGATATTGGAGAGGACCTGTATGGTTAGACCAGGCATTATATGGCGTTGAAGCATTACAGAACTATGGTTATAATGAAGATGCTAAGAGAATGGCATACAAGTTATTTGATAACGCTAAGGGATTATTAGGTGATGGACCAATTCATGAAAACTATAACCCTGAAACTGGTGATGGTTTACATACTAAGAACTTCAGCTGGTCAGCATCTGCGTTCTACTTATTATATCAGAACACATTAACATCAACTAAGACAACTTCACAGACAGGACTTGCTATTCCTGGTGAAGTCACTGTAAATAAAGATGAATTAGCAGCAGTTATTAAGGAAGCAGAAGCATTAGATAAGAAATTATATACAACTGATTCATTCAAGGCTGTAGAAACAGCATTAACATCAGCAAAAGCAGTATATGCAGATGAAGATGCAACTCAGGAAGAAGTCAATCAGGCTGTAGCTGACTTAAGAGATGCAATGGTTAAACTTGTTAAAGTTGAAGGCGTTGTGATCGATAAAGATAACAAGGACAACAAAGATAACAAAGACAACAACAATAAGAATCCAAAGACTGGTGATCATACATTCGTATTTGGTAGTGTATGTGCTATGTTAGTATCAGGTTTCTTATTCATCTTCTTAAAGAAGAAAAGAGCTTAG
- a CDS encoding type II toxin-antitoxin system HicB family antitoxin, with product MKTLNDYMALPYRLEIVEDQEEGGYVVSYPDLPGCITCGDTIEDAMNNAKDAKKAWIEAALEEGIEINEPDSIEDYSGQFKLRIPKTLHRTLALHARKEGISMNQYCVYLLSRNDTLLSK from the coding sequence ATGAAAACACTCAATGATTATATGGCCTTACCTTATCGTTTAGAAATAGTAGAAGATCAAGAAGAAGGTGGATATGTAGTTTCTTATCCTGATCTTCCAGGTTGTATCACTTGTGGAGATACAATAGAAGATGCTATGAATAATGCAAAGGATGCAAAGAAAGCATGGATTGAAGCAGCATTAGAAGAAGGTATTGAGATTAATGAACCAGATAGCATAGAAGATTATTCTGGACAATTCAAATTGAGAATTCCTAAGACTTTACATAGAACACTTGCTTTGCATGCTAGAAAAGAAGGCATCAGCATGAACCAATATTGCGTCTATCTCCTATCTAGAAATGATACTTTACTTTCAAAATAG
- a CDS encoding SMI1/KNR4 family protein: MNYNNIDYIQKNDPATKEDIESVEKHINETIPKVYKEFLRYANGIVMNLCVLYDTSTIIESYECNEFSINMPGYISIGNDNGDRELIMKAEKGAILCGFLDAAEIGNFDVEEWFDFKSWIENGCEMEDDEEDSEYGKVYIVKVPDDKLKFLSETKKLFALPISTGVLYKKINNLPCAIMDNITEALADTIIKKISYSECYEYRKVRK; this comes from the coding sequence ATGAACTACAATAATATTGATTATATTCAGAAAAATGATCCAGCCACAAAAGAAGATATAGAATCTGTAGAAAAACATATTAATGAAACAATTCCTAAAGTGTATAAAGAATTTCTAAGATATGCGAATGGGATAGTTATGAATTTGTGTGTACTTTATGATACTTCTACTATTATTGAAAGTTATGAATGTAATGAGTTTTCTATTAATATGCCTGGATATATCAGCATTGGAAATGATAATGGCGATAGAGAACTTATTATGAAGGCAGAAAAAGGAGCAATATTATGTGGCTTTTTAGATGCAGCAGAGATAGGGAATTTTGATGTAGAGGAATGGTTTGATTTTAAATCATGGATAGAAAATGGTTGTGAAATGGAAGATGATGAGGAGGATTCAGAATATGGGAAAGTCTATATTGTGAAAGTTCCAGATGATAAATTAAAGTTTCTATCCGAAACAAAGAAACTTTTTGCATTACCTATTTCAACAGGTGTCCTCTATAAGAAAATCAATAATTTGCCATGTGCAATAATGGATAATATAACAGAAGCATTGGCTGATACTATTATCAAAAAGATATCATATTCTGAATGTTATGAGTATAGAAAGGTGAGGAAATGA
- a CDS encoding LysR family transcriptional regulator gives MGDIKNFIYFQKVYEMHSMHRAAEHLFISAQGLGKIIKNLEHEYNTTFFVRSQNGVIPTDSAKLFYDWSKELVLQDAHIKTEINNLNNGINRLRIGCASGILKAIQLKTILDFANSNKTLHVEWSEYSNEEVINKLLNYDIEYGIVVGLHDYPNLEQVKLCQCNLVLYVYEGHPYYEKEKIPLDMLRDENIIIMNESFHIYNDFIKACKIKGFTPNIKAKTMDGGTLMHLCRQKIGIAISPKFEDEAPAGLKAIAFEEPYHWDIYGTFRKNSKDDSIKKLQVALLPQI, from the coding sequence TTGGGTGATATAAAGAATTTTATATATTTTCAGAAAGTATATGAAATGCATAGTATGCATAGAGCAGCTGAACATTTATTTATTTCTGCACAAGGTCTTGGTAAAATCATCAAGAATCTTGAACACGAGTATAACACCACTTTTTTCGTTCGCTCTCAAAATGGTGTTATTCCTACAGATAGTGCAAAATTATTTTATGACTGGAGCAAAGAATTAGTTTTGCAGGATGCTCATATTAAAACTGAAATAAATAATCTTAATAACGGAATAAATCGCTTACGAATTGGTTGTGCAAGTGGTATCTTAAAGGCTATTCAACTTAAGACAATATTAGATTTTGCAAACTCAAATAAAACTCTTCATGTAGAATGGAGTGAGTACAGTAATGAAGAAGTCATAAATAAGCTTCTTAATTATGATATTGAGTATGGTATTGTTGTTGGACTACATGATTATCCTAATTTAGAACAAGTAAAATTATGTCAATGTAATCTTGTTTTATATGTATATGAAGGACATCCTTATTATGAGAAGGAAAAAATCCCTCTAGATATGTTGAGGGATGAAAACATTATAATAATGAATGAGAGTTTTCATATATATAATGATTTCATTAAAGCCTGTAAAATAAAGGGGTTTACTCCAAACATAAAAGCAAAAACCATGGATGGCGGAACCTTGATGCATTTATGTAGACAAAAAATAGGAATTGCGATTTCACCAAAATTTGAAGACGAAGCACCAGCAGGATTAAAGGCTATTGCATTTGAAGAGCCCTATCATTGGGATATTTATGGTACTTTTAGAAAAAATTCTAAAGATGATTCAATAAAAAAACTTCAAGTCGCATTATTGCCGCAAATCTAA
- a CDS encoding oxidoreductase: MKYSKLFSPIKIGSITIKNRFAMAPMGPLGLADANGGWNQRGIDYYVERAKGGTGLIITGVTFFDQVVEKQDPSTVPNPLYKPVNFVKTSREMTERIHAYGSKIFLQLSGGFGRVTIPTNVGDIPPIAPSAIPHRWLDKTCRAITVDEIHAIVKQFGEAAFHAKRAGFDGVQIHAVHEGYLIDQFAISMFNQRTDEYGGSLENRLRFAKEIVEEIKKTCGDDFPVTLRFSVKSMIKDWRVGALPGEDFEEKGRDTEEGLKAAKLLESYGYDALDTDVGTYDAWWWNHPPMYQKKGLYREYCKMVKEVVDIPVFCAGRMDNPDMALEAIENGECDVIDLGRPLLADPDYCNKLRCGKITQIRPCISCHEGCMGRVASYSLLNCAVNPQAARERVNAYEPILKKKKVLIVGGGVAGCEAARVLAIRGHQPVVYEKGSRLGGNLIPGGAPDFKEDDIALADWYTNELNRLGVHVHLNTELNEEEIKAMDYDTVILATGSKPKVFSLGDDSHTYTAEQVLLKQKDAGKKTVVVGGGLVGCETALWLAQNGIHVTIVEALDKVMAVNGPLCAANKEMLEALLPFNGVEIITGAKVTEFANGEVKVDTKEGSKTIMSDSVILSVGYKEENTLYNNLQFDIPDLYLLGDAKKVSNIMYAIWDAFEVANHI, translated from the coding sequence ATGAAATATTCAAAATTATTTAGTCCAATAAAAATTGGAAGTATAACTATTAAAAATCGATTTGCGATGGCTCCAATGGGACCTTTAGGTCTTGCAGATGCCAATGGCGGATGGAACCAGCGTGGCATTGATTATTATGTAGAAAGAGCAAAGGGTGGAACTGGACTTATTATTACAGGTGTCACATTTTTTGATCAAGTTGTGGAAAAACAGGACCCTTCAACTGTTCCTAATCCACTTTACAAGCCTGTTAACTTTGTGAAAACAAGTAGAGAAATGACAGAGCGAATTCATGCATATGGAAGTAAAATCTTTTTACAGTTATCAGGAGGATTTGGTCGTGTGACTATTCCTACAAATGTAGGTGATATTCCACCCATTGCACCATCTGCAATCCCACATCGCTGGTTAGATAAGACTTGTCGTGCCATTACTGTAGATGAAATTCATGCTATTGTAAAACAGTTTGGTGAAGCTGCTTTCCATGCAAAAAGAGCAGGTTTTGATGGTGTGCAGATTCATGCTGTACATGAAGGTTATTTAATTGACCAATTTGCGATTTCAATGTTTAACCAAAGAACTGATGAATATGGAGGTTCTCTTGAAAACAGACTTCGTTTTGCAAAGGAAATAGTAGAAGAAATTAAAAAAACATGTGGTGATGATTTCCCTGTTACACTTCGTTTTAGTGTAAAAAGTATGATAAAAGATTGGCGTGTTGGGGCATTACCAGGAGAAGATTTTGAAGAAAAGGGCAGAGACACAGAAGAAGGCTTAAAAGCTGCTAAATTACTTGAAAGCTATGGCTATGATGCGTTGGATACTGATGTTGGAACATATGATGCCTGGTGGTGGAATCATCCTCCTATGTATCAAAAGAAAGGACTTTACAGAGAATACTGCAAAATGGTAAAAGAAGTAGTAGATATCCCAGTATTCTGTGCAGGCCGTATGGATAATCCAGACATGGCATTAGAAGCTATTGAAAATGGTGAATGTGATGTTATTGATCTAGGTAGACCACTACTAGCAGATCCAGATTATTGTAATAAATTAAGATGTGGTAAGATCACACAGATACGTCCATGTATTTCTTGCCATGAAGGATGTATGGGAAGAGTTGCTTCATATTCTCTTCTTAATTGTGCTGTAAATCCACAGGCAGCTAGAGAGCGTGTTAATGCATATGAGCCTATTTTAAAGAAAAAGAAAGTGTTGATTGTAGGTGGTGGTGTAGCAGGCTGTGAAGCTGCACGTGTATTAGCTATCCGAGGACATCAACCAGTAGTTTATGAAAAAGGAAGCAGACTTGGCGGTAATTTAATTCCAGGTGGAGCTCCTGATTTTAAAGAAGATGATATTGCATTAGCAGATTGGTATACAAATGAATTAAATCGTTTAGGTGTACATGTTCATTTGAATACGGAACTTAATGAAGAAGAAATTAAAGCTATGGATTATGATACTGTGATTCTTGCGACAGGATCTAAACCAAAAGTATTCTCTTTGGGTGATGATTCACATACTTATACAGCAGAACAAGTTTTATTGAAACAGAAGGATGCTGGAAAGAAAACTGTTGTTGTAGGTGGTGGACTTGTAGGTTGTGAAACTGCTTTGTGGTTGGCGCAGAATGGAATTCATGTTACAATTGTTGAAGCATTAGATAAGGTAATGGCTGTAAATGGTCCACTTTGTGCTGCGAATAAAGAAATGTTGGAAGCATTGCTACCATTTAATGGAGTAGAAATTATCACAGGTGCAAAGGTTACAGAATTTGCGAATGGAGAAGTAAAAGTAGATACTAAAGAAGGTAGCAAGACTATTATGAGTGATAGTGTTATCCTTTCAGTTGGATATAAAGAAGAGAATACACTTTATAATAATCTTCAATTTGATATTCCTGATCTTTATTTGCTTGGAGATGCAAAAAAGGTATCCAACATCATGTATGCAATCTGGGATGCATTCGAAGTAGCTAACCATATTTAA